AAGGATGGTTACAGCTTCTTGTATCCAAATGGCTGGCTCGAAACCAGAGTCCCAGGGGGGCCAGATATTCTTTTTCATGATCTAATTGAGCAATCGGAAAGTGTATCGGTAATTATTTCTGGTTTGAAAAGCGTCAATCATTTAACCGAGATTGGCAGTGCGAAAGATGTGGGTGAGAAGATCAAAACTAATATGATCGCCTTGCCGGGTACTGATCGTGAGGCGAAACTGGTTAGGGCGCAGCAGCGCGAGGCAAATGATAAGACCTATTATCTGCTTGAGTATGTTGTAAATGAGGCGAATACTTCCCTGCGCCATGATTTGCTCAGTATTACCGACAGCAACGATCGCCTGTATGCTCTGAGTATATCTACGCTGGATCAGCGCTGGGACAAGGTCAAAGATATGTTCTACAACATGGCTAGTTCTTTTGCGGTGAAGTAATGCGTGAAGTATGCGGTGAGTAATTCAAGGCGTTCACCCAGCCGGAAAAGCCATCACTGTAGTTATTGGGCTGCTAAAACTAGTAGGTTTGTTAATCGATTAAATCCATTAAATGGTTTCAAGCTGGTATCTCTTTGACCTGGATAACTTTTTTATCAACCCTGGTCTAGCTGAGCCAACACCTGATAATTTGCCTGACTTCAAGCTGGGCAATTGAGTTGATTTCGGTTTGGTAGGGATTAGCCTGGCCTAGATTAATGTCAGTTTGATCTTGATCATAAACTTGATCTTGCTCATAAACGATCGATAACGAAGCAGTAATAAAGAGCTAGGGATTGCCAAGAGCAGTTGAACTCACCTAGCCCTAGCCCAGCAATAACCCAGTAATAGCAATGAAGGCGGCATGAGCAGTAAAAAGTTGCAGAATATTTTATTTTGTAGAAAAGTGTAAATCTGGGTGCAATTAGTTAATCTAGTAGTTACCGATCGCCGATCGTTTGTTTGCACATTCATTCCCTATTTCCGGGCAACCAATGTCCTTAATCTTAATTATTGACGACGACCCTACCATGCGTCTGACCCTGTCTCGACTTTTGAAAAAGCAGGGGCACAGTGTTGCTACGGCCACTGACGGTGAGGCGGGATTGATCCAAGTTAAAGAAATCCAACCATCGCTGATCGTCTGTGACTGGATGATGCCGGGGATGGATGGCTTAGAGGTATGCCGTCGCCTCAAGTCTGATCCAGAGCTAGCCAATACCTACTTCATTTTGTTGACTGCCAAGGATCAAATTGGTGATATTGTTCAGGGCTTAGAAAGCGGGGCTGATGATTTCTTATCCAAACCGCCAAATATGAACGAGCTGCGTGCCAGGGTTAGTGCCGGATTGAGGGTATATGATGCTACCCATGCGCTCCAGGTTCAAAAACAGCTCCTAGAAGCAGAGTTAGCGGAGGCGGCCGAATATGTGCGATCGCTGCTGCCTGCTAATCTGGCCGGTGAAATCAAGGCAGAATCGTGCTTTCTGCCCTCGACCCAATTGGGCGGTGATTGTTTTGATATTTACTGGCTAGACGATGAACACTTAGTTTTTTATCTGCTGGATGTGGCTGGGCATGGGGTTGGTGCGGCGCTGCTCTCTGTATCGGTGCTAAATTTACTCCGCACCAGGAATTTGCGCAAGAATGCCCAACTAGGATCAACGGATTTTCGTCAACCAAATGAAGTATTAGCGGCGCTGAATAATATTTTTCAGATGTCCAACCACAAGGATATGTATTTCACGATCTGGTATGGCGTATATAACCGTTCTACCCGACTATTGAATTTTGCCAGTGGTGGTCATCCTCCGGCCGTTTTAGTCGATCCTAATAGTAGTAGTAAGGCAACTCGATTGCGAACTTCGGGGCTGCCGATCGGCATGATCAACGACATTGACTTTGAAAGTGCCACCTACAAAGTAGCTCCCAATAGTAGGCTATTTCTGTTTAGTGATGGCGCTTACGAAATTACGATGAAAGAAGATATTATCTGGGGGATCGATTCGTTTATTCGTACGCTGGTTAATTCCTGTCCAGAAACCGATGGCTCTAGCCTAGATGGTGTCTTAGCAAAGATCAAACAGACCAATGGCCATGGCTCTCATTTTGATGATGACCTATCCTTATTGGAAGTCAGATTTGATTAATCCAAATATGGCTCTAAATATTGATCCAAATATAGATCAGATCGCTAATCGCTTAGCCAAACTAGAGCGATCGCCAGCTAAATATGTTTTAAAGGCTTAAGTTATAAAGCATAGATCGCTATCGCTGATGGTAATAGGCTAATTGAGGTTAGAAGAGCTTGTCTGGTAAGGATCGCGTTGACCGTTGACTATAGTGCTATTGATCGATGTGCCAGCATTGGCTGCATTAATCTAATCTACACATACAGGTAATCAGAACTAATCTTGCAGAGGAAAACCCCTTGAAGATGTACCAGATAGCACAACCCAACCTTGGGCAATAGTTCAAACTAGCCTTCAGAGATCTTTTGTTCAAACTCTTGGCGATCGCTATAGATACTAAAAATCTTACTCATGCTGGTGAGATCAAATAACATTTTTACCTGCTCATTCAGGGAGCAAATCGCCATCTCACCATCTACAGTTCTAACGGTCTTTAAGGCTGAGACTAATGCCCCCAGGCCAGAGCTATCCATAAAGTTAACTTTTGACAAGTCAATCAAAAGATATTTAGGCCTTTTGGCAGCAATTAAATTTACTTCTTTCCTGAAGCTTGCTGCGCTGGTCACATCCAAGCGACCATCCGGCACAATTACCTCAAGTTCTTCACTCATGCAGTAACTCCTCAAATATCCAAAAGCTGATTTAGTTTTAGCAATGCG
The sequence above is a segment of the Pseudanabaena sp. PCC 7367 genome. Coding sequences within it:
- a CDS encoding PP2C family protein-serine/threonine phosphatase, producing MSLILIIDDDPTMRLTLSRLLKKQGHSVATATDGEAGLIQVKEIQPSLIVCDWMMPGMDGLEVCRRLKSDPELANTYFILLTAKDQIGDIVQGLESGADDFLSKPPNMNELRARVSAGLRVYDATHALQVQKQLLEAELAEAAEYVRSLLPANLAGEIKAESCFLPSTQLGGDCFDIYWLDDEHLVFYLLDVAGHGVGAALLSVSVLNLLRTRNLRKNAQLGSTDFRQPNEVLAALNNIFQMSNHKDMYFTIWYGVYNRSTRLLNFASGGHPPAVLVDPNSSSKATRLRTSGLPIGMINDIDFESATYKVAPNSRLFLFSDGAYEITMKEDIIWGIDSFIRTLVNSCPETDGSSLDGVLAKIKQTNGHGSHFDDDLSLLEVRFD
- the psbP gene encoding photosystem II reaction center PsbP → MLKRAVCLLLIVLTIGLSGCVSKAGGLVPYNDSKDGYSFLYPNGWLETRVPGGPDILFHDLIEQSESVSVIISGLKSVNHLTEIGSAKDVGEKIKTNMIALPGTDREAKLVRAQQREANDKTYYLLEYVVNEANTSLRHDLLSITDSNDRLYALSISTLDQRWDKVKDMFYNMASSFAVK
- a CDS encoding STAS domain-containing protein — its product is MSEELEVIVPDGRLDVTSAASFRKEVNLIAAKRPKYLLIDLSKVNFMDSSGLGALVSALKTVRTVDGEMAICSLNEQVKMLFDLTSMSKIFSIYSDRQEFEQKISEG